One Magnetovibrio sp. PR-2 genomic window carries:
- the ppk2 gene encoding polyphosphate kinase 2: MADGDIKATEKAKPKAKAKAKAKTQEKAATNPDPEPKARPHVAHPSVHKGHALLQHDKAVKKGKRAPLPPNYPYKTRMRRPQYEARKQELQIELLKVQNWVKDTGQRVLCIFEGRDAAGKGGTIKRFTEHLNPRGARVVALEKPTEEERGQWYFQRYTEQLPTKGEIVFFDRSWYNRAGVERVMGFCSPAEYMEFMRQVPEFERMLVRSGIRLFKFWFSVSQEEQLRRFQSRQQDPLKHWKLSPVDVESLDRWDEYSEAKESMFFYTHTADAPWTVVRSDDKKRARINCIRYFLDSVPYPGKDDEVNITPDQRLVGAADTFYETLDDFDPEKKKLRI; this comes from the coding sequence CTAAGGCAAAGGCCAAAGCCAAAACACAAGAAAAAGCCGCCACCAATCCTGACCCGGAGCCCAAGGCACGTCCTCATGTGGCGCATCCCAGTGTGCACAAGGGCCACGCCCTGTTACAGCATGACAAAGCGGTCAAGAAAGGCAAACGCGCGCCCTTGCCGCCGAACTATCCCTACAAAACCCGCATGCGCCGCCCCCAATACGAAGCGCGCAAGCAAGAGCTTCAGATCGAGCTGCTCAAAGTTCAAAACTGGGTCAAAGACACCGGACAGCGCGTGTTGTGCATCTTTGAAGGCCGCGATGCGGCGGGTAAAGGCGGCACCATCAAACGCTTTACCGAACACTTAAACCCCCGCGGTGCGCGTGTGGTTGCTTTGGAAAAACCCACCGAAGAAGAACGCGGCCAGTGGTATTTCCAACGCTATACCGAACAGCTGCCGACCAAGGGTGAAATCGTGTTCTTTGACCGCTCCTGGTACAACCGTGCAGGTGTGGAACGGGTCATGGGGTTCTGCTCGCCTGCGGAATACATGGAATTCATGCGCCAAGTGCCGGAGTTTGAACGTATGTTGGTGCGCTCGGGCATTCGCTTGTTCAAGTTCTGGTTCTCGGTCTCGCAAGAAGAACAGCTGCGCCGTTTCCAATCGCGTCAACAAGACCCGCTCAAGCACTGGAAACTCAGCCCCGTCGATGTGGAAAGCCTGGATCGTTGGGACGAATATTCCGAAGCCAAAGAAAGCATGTTTTTCTATACCCACACGGCCGATGCCCCGTGGACAGTGGTGCGCTCGGACGACAAGAAACGCGCGCGCATCAACTGCATTCGCTATTTCCTCGACAGCGTGCCTTACCCCGGCAAGGACGACGAAGTGAACATTACGCCTGATCAGCGTCTTGTCGGTGCGGCGGATACGTTCTATGAAACATTGGATGACTTCGACCCGGAGAAAAAGAAACTCCGCATCTGA
- the bcp gene encoding thioredoxin-dependent thiol peroxidase: MSVTVGDKAPAFDLPTDGGGQVKLSSLKGKTVVLFFYPKASTPGCTNEAKDFTALAKDFEKAGVVVLGASKDTVKRQDNFKAKNDLSMALLSDEEGTLCEAYGVWVLKKNYGREYMGIERSTFVIDAKGKIVAEWRKARVKGHAEEVLELVKSL; this comes from the coding sequence ATGAGCGTAACAGTCGGCGATAAAGCCCCTGCATTCGACCTGCCCACCGACGGTGGTGGGCAGGTCAAACTCTCCAGCCTCAAAGGCAAAACCGTGGTGTTGTTTTTCTATCCGAAAGCCTCCACCCCGGGCTGCACCAACGAAGCTAAAGACTTCACCGCCTTGGCCAAAGACTTCGAAAAAGCCGGAGTCGTCGTCTTAGGCGCGTCCAAAGACACGGTCAAACGCCAAGACAATTTCAAGGCTAAGAACGACCTGTCCATGGCGTTGCTGTCCGACGAAGAGGGCACGCTGTGCGAAGCCTATGGCGTTTGGGTGTTGAAGAAAAACTATGGCCGCGAATACATGGGGATTGAGCGCTCTACGTTTGTGATCGACGCCAAAGGCAAAATCGTCGCCGAATGGCGCAAGGCCCGGGTGAAAGGCCATGCCGAAGAAGTCTTGGAACTCGTAAAGAGCCTCTGA
- a CDS encoding ferritin-like domain-containing protein — protein sequence MPTTLTDAACEVLLTPDPAEKVRLTYAYAKAWRDGEIAELGDSFPTDRPARPAKPILCQPGEMPKRSTGGGKRRINLIHAIAHIELNAIDLAWDAIARFGPDLPKGFCDDWVQVGADEALHFELLEKRLNELDATYGDLPAHDGLWEAAVNTADDVLARMALAPMLLEARGLDTTPATVKRLRANGDDATADIMERIGEEEIDHVAAGVRWFEYVCNQRTLDPVPTFKGLVAARFKGQIKPPFNIEARNRANMDALYYQA from the coding sequence ATGCCGACCACCCTCACCGATGCTGCTTGCGAGGTTTTGCTGACGCCTGACCCGGCTGAAAAAGTACGCCTGACGTATGCCTACGCCAAAGCTTGGCGGGACGGTGAGATTGCTGAACTCGGCGACAGCTTCCCCACGGACCGCCCTGCACGCCCCGCCAAGCCCATACTGTGTCAACCCGGCGAAATGCCCAAGCGGTCCACCGGGGGCGGCAAGCGGCGCATCAATTTGATCCACGCCATCGCCCACATCGAACTCAACGCCATCGACTTGGCCTGGGACGCGATAGCACGGTTCGGCCCTGACTTGCCCAAGGGCTTTTGTGACGACTGGGTTCAAGTGGGCGCGGACGAAGCGCTGCATTTTGAACTGTTGGAAAAACGCCTGAACGAACTGGACGCCACCTATGGCGATCTGCCCGCCCACGACGGGCTGTGGGAAGCTGCTGTCAACACCGCCGACGACGTTTTGGCACGCATGGCCTTAGCGCCCATGTTGCTGGAGGCGCGGGGCTTAGACACCACGCCCGCGACGGTCAAACGGTTGCGCGCCAATGGCGATGACGCCACCGCTGACATTATGGAGCGCATCGGCGAAGAAGAAATCGACCATGTCGCCGCCGGGGTACGCTGGTTTGAATATGTATGCAACCAACGCACGCTCGACCCCGTCCCGACGTTCAAAGGCTTGGTGGCTGCGCGCTTCAAAGGCCAAATCAAACCGCCGTTCAATATCGAAGCGCGAAACCGTGCAAATATGGATGCTTTATATTATCAAGCTTGA
- a CDS encoding flagellar basal body-associated FliL family protein — protein sequence MSDDAKAPEDQNEDPKDAEKADEAETKAEDASEDGSDEAEGEAPKKSKLKFIIIGVVAVLLIGGGAGAYFMGLFSSEKPHEATLMMPGPPTYHELGTVTVDLKPEQGRPRPFIRVTFTAELQGEAGKTAAAEHEVKINDAIRSHLRTVSPSDLSGEEGTERLRTDLTIIINRVIAPQHCITVLYQDLMIR from the coding sequence ATGAGCGACGACGCAAAAGCGCCGGAAGATCAAAACGAAGACCCGAAAGACGCCGAAAAGGCTGATGAGGCTGAGACTAAGGCTGAAGACGCATCTGAAGACGGCAGTGACGAAGCTGAAGGCGAAGCTCCGAAAAAGAGCAAACTCAAGTTCATCATTATCGGGGTTGTCGCCGTTTTGTTGATCGGCGGCGGCGCAGGTGCTTATTTCATGGGCCTGTTCAGCTCTGAAAAGCCCCACGAAGCGACCCTCATGATGCCCGGCCCGCCCACCTACCATGAACTGGGCACAGTCACCGTCGACCTCAAACCAGAACAAGGCCGTCCGCGCCCGTTTATCCGCGTGACGTTTACCGCAGAATTGCAAGGCGAAGCCGGCAAAACAGCCGCTGCAGAACACGAAGTCAAAATCAACGACGCGATCCGCTCGCACCTGCGCACCGTATCGCCCAGTGATTTGAGCGGGGAAGAAGGCACAGAACGCCTGCGCACCGACCTGACCATCATCATCAACCGCGTCATTGCGCCCCAACACTGCATCACAGTACTCTATCAAGATCTGATGATCCGCTAA
- a CDS encoding LysE family translocator yields MSPESALAFFLAVFVFSITPGAGVFAILARALTQGAGSCWGLAIGMAISDILYLIAACFGLAAIATHFNEVFIAVRILGAAYLIYLGWKMWTAPVDLSMEDGHSRRTGFWLTFMQGFLISGSNPKVILFYIAFLPTFMDISALGTFDIALASVLTLIALTMGLMLIAFFAAKARGYFKSEKAMKRLNRGAGSVMMGAGAFLAGHN; encoded by the coding sequence GTGTCTCCTGAAAGTGCTCTGGCCTTTTTTCTGGCTGTGTTTGTGTTCAGCATTACACCTGGAGCAGGTGTCTTCGCGATCTTGGCGCGCGCCTTGACGCAAGGGGCAGGTTCTTGCTGGGGCTTGGCCATCGGCATGGCCATCAGCGATATTCTATACCTCATCGCAGCGTGCTTTGGCTTGGCCGCCATCGCCACCCACTTCAATGAAGTTTTCATCGCCGTTCGCATTCTCGGTGCGGCGTACTTGATTTATCTCGGTTGGAAAATGTGGACGGCCCCTGTGGATTTGTCCATGGAAGACGGCCATTCTAGGCGCACCGGATTTTGGCTCACCTTCATGCAGGGTTTCTTGATTTCCGGCTCCAACCCCAAAGTGATTTTGTTTTACATCGCCTTTTTGCCAACGTTCATGGACATCTCGGCGCTCGGCACCTTCGACATCGCTTTGGCGAGCGTGCTTACACTGATCGCCTTAACGATGGGCCTGATGCTCATCGCCTTTTTTGCCGCCAAAGCGCGCGGCTACTTCAAAAGCGAAAAGGCCATGAAACGGCTTAATCGGGGTGCCGGATCGGTGATGATGGGCGCGGGTGCGTTTTTAGCTGGGCATAACTGA
- the prfB gene encoding peptide chain release factor 2 (programmed frameshift): MRAEIEAITQDLKQSVELLRRHLDYDQAVLRLEELNALAEDPELWNDAAKAQALMKERTKLDGLIKEIDGLEADLNDNIELIEMGEAEGDDDIISEAEASLMAAKERAGKAELQTLLSGEADANNCYFEVHAGAGGTEAQDWAEMLTRMYVRWAEQHGYKTEWLEESPGEEAGIKSCTIKISGENAYGWMKTESGVHRLVRISPYDSSARRHTSFTSVWVYPEIDDDFEVQYEDKDLRVDTYRASGAGGQHVNKTDSAIRITHLPTGIVVQCQNDRSQHKNRAAAFKMLNARLYEEELRKREEASQAEHDAKTDIGWGHQIRSYVLQPYQMVKDLRTGVETSNTSAVLDGDLDQFMEAALAHRVQGGGGAVEDID, encoded by the exons ATGCGTGCCGAGATCGAAGCGATTACTCAAGACCTCAAACAGTCGGTGGAACTGTTGAGGAGGCATCTT GACTACGACCAAGCTGTTCTGCGTCTAGAAGAACTGAACGCTTTGGCCGAAGATCCGGAGCTGTGGAACGACGCCGCCAAGGCCCAGGCCTTGATGAAAGAGCGCACCAAGCTGGACGGGTTGATCAAAGAAATCGACGGCCTTGAGGCTGATCTCAACGACAACATCGAGCTCATCGAAATGGGTGAGGCGGAAGGCGACGACGACATCATATCTGAGGCCGAAGCCTCCCTGATGGCCGCCAAAGAGCGTGCGGGCAAGGCTGAGTTGCAGACCCTGCTGTCCGGCGAAGCGGACGCCAATAACTGTTATTTTGAGGTTCACGCCGGTGCCGGCGGCACCGAGGCCCAGGACTGGGCGGAGATGCTGACGCGCATGTATGTGCGCTGGGCCGAACAGCACGGTTACAAAACCGAGTGGCTGGAAGAAAGCCCAGGTGAGGAAGCGGGGATCAAATCGTGCACCATCAAGATTTCCGGTGAAAACGCCTATGGTTGGATGAAGACGGAATCCGGTGTGCACCGTTTGGTGCGCATCTCGCCTTATGATTCGTCCGCCCGCCGTCACACCAGCTTTACCTCCGTCTGGGTCTATCCGGAAATCGACGACGATTTTGAAGTCCAATACGAAGACAAAGACTTGCGGGTCGATACCTACCGGGCAAGCGGCGCGGGCGGTCAGCACGTGAACAAGACGGATTCCGCCATTCGCATCACCCACTTGCCCACCGGCATTGTGGTGCAGTGTCAAAACGACCGCTCTCAACACAAAAACCGGGCTGCGGCGTTTAAAATGTTGAACGCGCGTTTGTACGAAGAAGAACTGCGCAAGCGTGAAGAGGCATCCCAAGCCGAGCACGACGCCAAAACCGACATCGGTTGGGGTCACCAAATTCGCTCCTACGTCTTGCAGCCATATCAAATGGTGAAAGATTTGCGCACGGGCGTGGAAACGTCGAACACGTCTGCTGTGCTGGACGGCGATCTGGATCAGTTCATGGAAGCCGCACTGGCGCACCGCGTTCAAGGCGGTGGTGGGGCTGTCGAAGATATCGACTAA
- a CDS encoding TA system antitoxin ParD family protein, with amino-acid sequence MPINVKLPEDFVATAKRHGQLEHRSVPKQIEHWSQVGKIAEENPDLPYALIKDILMARTEDADEEYVFD; translated from the coding sequence ATGCCCATCAACGTTAAACTCCCCGAAGACTTCGTTGCGACGGCGAAACGTCATGGCCAGTTGGAGCATCGTTCTGTGCCCAAGCAGATTGAGCATTGGTCTCAGGTCGGTAAAATTGCGGAGGAAAACCCGGACCTGCCCTATGCGTTGATCAAAGACATTTTGATGGCGCGCACAGAAGACGCCGACGAAGAGTATGTGTTTGACTGA
- a CDS encoding type II toxin-antitoxin system RelE/ParE family toxin: MLPPLITPTFKRALKRLHKQDKAALDEAVRSVLAEPEIGEPKVGDLAGVRVYKFKLNHQLALLAYEVLELDGVVKLLALGSHENFYRDLKR; this comes from the coding sequence ATGCTTCCCCCCCTCATCACCCCAACATTCAAACGCGCGTTGAAGCGGTTGCACAAGCAAGACAAAGCCGCATTGGATGAAGCCGTGCGCTCCGTTCTCGCCGAGCCCGAAATTGGGGAACCCAAGGTCGGCGATTTGGCAGGTGTGCGCGTCTACAAATTCAAACTGAACCACCAGCTCGCCCTGTTGGCTTATGAGGTTTTGGAGCTGGACGGCGTGGTCAAACTGCTGGCGCTGGGATCGCACGAAAACTTCTATCGCGACCTGAAACGCTGA
- a CDS encoding penicillin-binding protein 1A: MKRLLKIILVLLGLVLFGGFAAAGAGVYVFWHFGQGLPDYKQLAHYEPPVMTRVHAGDGRLLAEYATEKRVFVPVRAMPRRVIHAVLAAEDKHFYEHPGIDPLGLTRAVLTNIKNYGSGRRPVGASTITQQVAKNFLLTNEVSYERKIKEAILAFRIERAFTKDRILELYLNEVYLGRGYGIAAAALNYFNKSLDELTIAESAYLAALLKAPTNYHPVRKRDAAIIRRNWVIGRMTEDGYITAAEASRAKRQPLDVVNRAETEYFNAPYFAEEVRRELYDKYGKDGLYTGGMSVHTTLEPRLQAIAEKTLHDGLIAYDRRHGWRGPLSRIEGDVDFVATINQMEPPKGLGEWKLAVVKALDDEAATILVKGTGQATVPLRELKWGRAWLKGEKRGPVVRKPGDVLQVGDVIAVEPVLTYTQGKDNAQETIAYPPNTFALRQIPEIQGAIVALDPHTGRVLAMSGGFSHDMSEFNRATQAKRQPGSAFKPFVYMAALDAGFTPSTLILDAPFVIDQGPGLPKWRPANYTKKFYGPSTMRLGIEKSRNLMTVRLAQTVGMEKISEYAERFGIIDKMPEQLAMSLGSGETTLLDLTSAYAMLVNGGKRIAPTFVDRIQDRNGQIVYRHDGRACNGCQAVSWTSQEVPELEDNRALVTDPASAYQMVSMLEGTVQRGTGRRVRAVGKPLGGKTGTTNDALDAWFIGFSPDLAVGVFTGFDEPRSLGPREQGASVASPIFRDFMKGALEKQKPIPFRIPPGIHMVRVNATTGLPTNGKRGVILEAFKPGTVPTSNTQVLGGPGTPGTESASGEAPAAGTGGLY; this comes from the coding sequence ATGAAGCGTTTATTGAAAATCATTTTGGTCTTGTTGGGATTGGTCCTGTTCGGTGGCTTTGCCGCTGCCGGGGCCGGTGTCTATGTTTTTTGGCATTTCGGCCAGGGCCTGCCCGATTACAAACAACTGGCGCACTATGAGCCGCCGGTGATGACCCGCGTGCATGCGGGCGATGGGCGTTTGTTGGCCGAATACGCCACAGAAAAGCGCGTGTTCGTGCCTGTACGCGCCATGCCGCGCCGCGTGATCCATGCGGTCTTGGCGGCGGAAGACAAACACTTTTACGAACATCCCGGTATCGACCCGTTGGGTCTCACGCGTGCGGTTTTGACCAACATCAAAAACTATGGCTCTGGCCGTCGTCCTGTCGGCGCCAGTACCATCACGCAACAGGTCGCCAAAAACTTCTTGCTCACTAACGAAGTGTCGTATGAACGCAAAATCAAAGAAGCCATCTTGGCGTTTCGGATTGAGCGCGCGTTCACCAAAGACCGGATTTTGGAATTGTATCTCAACGAAGTCTATTTGGGCCGGGGCTACGGTATCGCCGCTGCGGCGCTGAATTACTTCAATAAGTCTTTGGACGAACTGACCATTGCGGAGTCTGCCTATTTGGCCGCGCTGTTGAAAGCGCCGACCAACTACCACCCGGTGCGCAAGCGCGACGCCGCCATTATCCGCCGCAACTGGGTAATCGGTCGCATGACCGAAGACGGCTACATCACCGCCGCCGAAGCCAGCCGCGCCAAGCGCCAGCCTCTGGACGTGGTGAACCGCGCCGAAACCGAATACTTCAATGCCCCTTATTTCGCCGAAGAAGTCCGTCGCGAGCTTTATGACAAGTACGGCAAAGACGGGCTTTATACCGGTGGCATGAGCGTGCACACCACGTTGGAGCCACGCTTGCAGGCCATCGCCGAAAAGACCTTGCACGACGGCTTGATCGCTTACGACCGCCGTCACGGTTGGCGTGGGCCGCTCAGCCGCATCGAAGGCGATGTGGACTTTGTTGCGACGATTAACCAGATGGAACCGCCCAAGGGCTTAGGCGAATGGAAGCTGGCCGTCGTCAAAGCGTTGGACGACGAAGCCGCCACCATTCTTGTCAAAGGAACCGGCCAAGCCACCGTGCCGTTGCGCGAACTCAAATGGGGCCGCGCGTGGCTCAAGGGTGAAAAACGCGGGCCTGTGGTGCGCAAGCCTGGCGATGTCTTACAGGTCGGCGACGTCATCGCGGTCGAGCCTGTGTTGACGTACACCCAAGGCAAAGACAACGCGCAAGAGACCATCGCATATCCGCCCAATACCTTTGCGCTGCGCCAAATTCCGGAAATCCAAGGGGCCATCGTGGCCTTGGATCCGCACACCGGGCGCGTTTTGGCCATGTCGGGCGGGTTCAGCCACGACATGTCCGAATTCAACCGCGCCACCCAGGCCAAACGCCAACCGGGCTCGGCGTTTAAACCTTTCGTCTACATGGCGGCTTTGGATGCAGGCTTTACGCCGTCGACACTGATCTTGGACGCGCCGTTTGTGATCGACCAAGGCCCAGGCCTGCCCAAGTGGCGTCCGGCCAACTACACCAAAAAATTCTACGGGCCGTCGACCATGCGGCTCGGCATTGAAAAGTCGCGCAACTTGATGACCGTGCGCTTGGCGCAAACCGTGGGCATGGAAAAGATCTCTGAGTACGCGGAGCGTTTTGGCATCATTGACAAAATGCCTGAACAACTTGCCATGTCGCTGGGCTCTGGCGAAACCACGCTGCTCGATCTGACTTCGGCTTATGCCATGCTGGTCAACGGCGGCAAGCGCATCGCGCCGACCTTTGTGGATCGAATCCAAGACCGCAACGGCCAAATCGTCTACCGCCACGACGGGCGCGCCTGCAATGGCTGCCAAGCCGTGTCGTGGACGAGCCAAGAGGTGCCTGAGCTCGAAGACAACCGCGCGCTCGTCACCGACCCGGCCAGTGCCTATCAGATGGTTTCCATGTTGGAAGGCACGGTGCAGCGCGGCACGGGCCGTCGTGTGCGGGCCGTGGGCAAACCGCTTGGCGGTAAGACGGGCACCACCAACGATGCCTTGGATGCCTGGTTCATCGGCTTTTCGCCCGACTTGGCCGTGGGTGTGTTTACGGGCTTTGACGAGCCGCGTTCACTGGGCCCGCGCGAACAAGGCGCCTCGGTCGCGTCACCGATCTTCCGCGACTTCATGAAGGGGGCGCTGGAAAAGCAAAAGCCCATTCCCTTCCGGATTCCGCCGGGCATCCACATGGTCCGCGTCAACGCCACCACAGGCCTGCCCACCAACGGCAAACGCGGTGTGATCTTGGAAGCCTTCAAACCCGGCACCGTGCCGACGTCCAACACACAAGTTTTGGGTGGCCCGGGTACGCCGGGTACGGAAAGTGCTAGTGGTGAAGCGCCTGCTGCGGGGACGGGTGGGTTGTATTAG
- a CDS encoding N-acetylmuramoyl-L-alanine amidase: MAFFSRKLTRSTTRHSVLKIWGGVLVGCVLAVAGLSASALDAPNKAQTVVSDVRVGQHAKQTRIVLDLSREVKFEVFTLPDPYRVVLNLPEVDWQLGNKTVPENKGVLSRMRYGLFTPGTSRMVLDVKGPVNVQQSFVLKPGANKNWRLVMDLAPTSETQFLERLAAQRAKARKSLDELVAKVSPPKAPEVKATPAAVPAPPQSTNPSLPPRRPSAPGKRVIVIDAGHGGVDPGTIGTAKTYEKHITLAMAKQLARTLNATGRFDAKLTRTRDIFLRLRDRVRIARRAKADLFISIHADAVKNKRTRGMSVYTLSERASDKEAAKLAAKENKADLIAGIDLSTESKDVTNILLDLAQRETMNQSARFAQSLVTSMRSEVKLLRNTHRFAGFAVLKAPDMPSILIEMGFLSNRQDERNLKSKTYRQKMAEAIVRGIDKHFKGTQEARIH, from the coding sequence ATGGCCTTTTTTTCGCGTAAATTGACACGCTCGACCACTCGACACTCAGTTCTGAAGATTTGGGGCGGGGTATTGGTGGGCTGCGTGTTGGCTGTGGCGGGTTTGTCCGCCTCTGCGCTCGACGCGCCGAACAAGGCCCAAACCGTGGTGTCCGATGTGCGCGTCGGCCAGCACGCCAAGCAAACCCGGATCGTTTTGGATTTGAGCCGCGAGGTGAAGTTTGAAGTCTTCACACTGCCCGATCCCTACCGTGTGGTTCTCAACCTACCAGAAGTTGACTGGCAGTTGGGCAACAAGACGGTTCCCGAAAACAAGGGTGTCTTGAGCCGCATGCGCTATGGCCTGTTCACACCGGGCACGTCGCGCATGGTGTTGGACGTCAAAGGTCCGGTCAATGTTCAACAGAGCTTCGTGCTGAAACCCGGTGCCAACAAAAACTGGCGCTTGGTGATGGATTTGGCTCCGACTTCGGAAACGCAATTTCTGGAACGTTTAGCTGCTCAACGCGCCAAAGCCCGCAAAAGCTTGGACGAATTGGTCGCAAAAGTGAGCCCGCCGAAGGCTCCGGAGGTGAAAGCCACCCCTGCGGCCGTTCCCGCACCGCCGCAAAGCACCAACCCGTCGTTGCCGCCGCGCCGTCCATCAGCGCCGGGCAAGCGTGTTATCGTGATTGACGCCGGTCACGGCGGTGTGGACCCGGGTACTATCGGCACGGCGAAGACCTATGAAAAGCACATCACCTTGGCCATGGCCAAACAGTTGGCGCGCACATTAAACGCAACGGGGCGTTTTGACGCCAAGCTGACGCGGACGCGCGATATTTTCCTGCGTTTGCGCGATCGGGTCCGCATTGCACGCCGGGCAAAGGCGGATTTGTTCATTTCTATCCATGCCGATGCGGTGAAAAACAAACGCACGCGCGGGATGTCGGTTTATACCTTGTCTGAGCGTGCCTCGGATAAAGAGGCCGCGAAACTGGCTGCCAAGGAAAACAAAGCCGATTTGATCGCGGGTATTGATCTGTCGACTGAAAGCAAAGACGTCACCAATATCTTATTGGACTTGGCCCAGCGCGAAACCATGAACCAATCGGCGCGTTTCGCCCAATCGTTGGTCACGTCCATGCGCTCCGAGGTCAAGCTTTTGCGCAACACGCACCGGTTTGCCGGGTTTGCCGTGCTCAAGGCTCCGGACATGCCGTCTATCCTTATAGAAATGGGCTTCTTGTCGAACCGCCAAGACGAGCGCAATTTGAAAAGCAAGACGTACCGCCAAAAGATGGCCGAAGCCATTGTGCGCGGCATCGACAAGCATTTCAAAGGCACGCAGGAAGCGCGCATCCACTAA